In the Ursus arctos isolate Adak ecotype North America unplaced genomic scaffold, UrsArc2.0 scaffold_19, whole genome shotgun sequence genome, one interval contains:
- the RPL13 gene encoding 60S ribosomal protein L13 — MAPSRNGMILKPHFHKDWQRRVATWFNQPARKIRRRKARQAKARRIAPRPASGPIRPIVRCPTVRYHTRVRAGRGFSLEELRVAGIHKKVARTIGISVDPRRRNKSTESLQANVQRLKEYRSKLILFPRKPSAPKKGDSSAEELKLATQLTGPVMPIRNVYKKEKARVITEEEKNFKAFASLRMARANARLFGIRAKRAKEAAEQDVEKKK; from the exons ATGGCGCCCAGCCGGAATGGCATGATCCTGAAGCCCCACTTCCACAAGGACTGGCAGCGGCGCGTGGCCACGTGGTTCAACCAGCCGGCGCGGAAGATCCGCAG GCGCAAGGCCCGGCAGGCCAAGGCCCGGCGCATCGCCCCGCGGCCGGCGTCGGGGCCCATCCGGCCGATCGTGCGCTGCCCCACGGTGAGGTACCACACCCGAGTGCGCGCCGGCAGGGGCTTCAGCCTGGAGGAGCTCCGG GTGGCGGGCATCCACAAGAAGGTGGCCCGCACCATCGGGATCTCGGTGGACCCGAGACGGCGGAACAAGTCCACGGAGTCCCTGCAGGCCAACGTGCAGCGGCTGAAGGAGTACCGCTCCAAGCTCATCCTCTTCCCCAGGAAGCCCTCGGCGCCCAAGAAGGGCGACAGCTCT GCAGAAGAGCTCAAATTGGCTACCCAGCTGACAGGACCAGTCATGCCCATACGGAAT GTCTATAAGAAGGAGAAAGCCAGAGTCAtcacagaggaggagaagaaCTTTAAGGCGTTCGCCAGTCTTCGCATGGCCCGTGCCAATGCCCGGCTCTTTGGCATCCGGGCAAAAAGGGCCAAGGAAGCTGCAGAACAggatgttgaaaagaaaaaataa